In Dromaius novaehollandiae isolate bDroNov1 chromosome 14, bDroNov1.hap1, whole genome shotgun sequence, a genomic segment contains:
- the GID4 gene encoding glucose-induced degradation protein 4 homolog: MPVRSERCRAGGAAGSASSPSSGAAASSLVPPPPINTAQPGVATSLLYSGAKFRGQQRSKGNAYEVEVVMQHVDMENSYLCGYLKIKGLTEEYPTLTTFFEGEIISKKHPFLTRKWDADEDVDRKHWGKFQAFYQYAKTFNSDDFDYEDLKNGDYVFMRWKEQFLVPDHTIKDISGASFAGFYYICFQKSAASIEGYYYHRSSEWYQSLNLTHVPEHSAPIYEFR, encoded by the exons ATGCCGGTGCGGAGCGAGCGGtgccgcgcgggcggggcggcgggctcGGCCTCGTCGCCGTCCTCCGGGGCGGCCGCCAGCAGCCTGGTGCCGCCGCCCCCCATCAACACGGCGCAGCCCGGCGTGGCCACCTCGCTGCTCTACAGCGGCGCCAAGTTCCGCGGGCAGCAGCGCAGCAAGGGCAACGCCTACGAGGTGGAGGTGGTCATGCAG CATGTGGATATGGAAAACTCCTATCTCTGTGGATACTTGAAGATTAAAGGCCTTACAGAG GAGTACCCAACCCTCACCACTTTCTTTGAAGGCGAAATAATCAGTAAAAAGCACCCTTTCCTAACGCGCAAGTGGGATGCTGACGAAGACGTGGATCGTAAACACTGG gGAAAGTTCCAGGCTTTTTACCAGTACGCAAAAACATTTAACTCTGATGACTTTGATTACGAGGATCTGAAAAATGGTGACTATGTCTTCATGAGATGGAAG GAACAGTTCCTAGTTCCAGATCACACTATCAAAGACATCAGTGGTGCTTCCTTTGCTGGTTTCTATTACATCTGTTTCCAGAAGTCAGCAGCGTCTATAGAGGGCTATTACTACCATAGGAGTTCAGAATG gtATCAGTCATTGAATTTAACTCATGTTCCTGAGCACAGTGCTCCTATCTATGAATTCCGATGA
- the ATPAF2 gene encoding ATP synthase mitochondrial F1 complex assembly factor 2 isoform X2, producing MWRGCRRLLQGRCPPARRPSPLPAAGGAAAAGPGGGRAYAPPAGGFEINLDHRKLKTPQAKLFTVPNEALAIAVATEWDSQKDTIKFYTMHLTTLCNTALDNPTQRNKVQLICAAVKFLETDTVCYRVEEPAALAELQKNEWDPIVAWAEKRYNVAIGSSTSITGPNIPASTKDTFISHLASYNMWALQGIEYVITQLKSLILSMGLIDRHITVEKAVLLSRLEEEYQIQRWGSVEWAHDYDLCELRARAAAGTLFVHLCSESSTVKHKLLQD from the exons ATGtggcgcggctgccggcggctgTTGCAgggccgctgcccgccggcccggcgccccAGCCCGCTCCCTGCTGCCGGCGGGgctgctgcggcggggccgggcgggggccgggcctaCGCCCCGCCGGCAG GAGGCTTTGAAATAAACCTGGACCACCGGAAGCTGAAAACGCCCCAGGCCAAGCTCTTTACTGTCCCCAATGAGGCCTTGGCCATTGCAGTGGCGACAGAGTGGGACTCCCAGAAAGACACCATCAAGTTCTACACTATGCACCTG ACCACATTGTGCAACACAGCTTTGGACAATCCTACTCAGCGAAACAAAGTACAGCTGATCTGcgcagctgtgaagttcctggaGACTGACACTGTCTG CTATCGTGTGGAGGAGCCAGCTGCCttggcagagctgcagaagaATGAATGGGATCCCATCGTTGCCTGGGCTGAGAAAAG GTATAACGTGGCAATTGGCTCCTCTACCAGCATCACGGGGCCGAACATCCCAGCCAGCACCAAGGACACCTTCATCAGCCATCTGGCATCTTACAACATGTGGGCTCTGCAAG GTATAGAATATGTAATCACCCAGCTGAAATCTCTGATTCTGTCCATGGGTCTGATTGACAGGCACATTACAGTAGAGAAAGCCGTGCTTCTTTCTCGCCTGGAGGAAGAATATCAG attCAGCGGTGGGGCAGTGTGGAGTGGGCCCATGACTACGATCTGTGCGAGCTGCGTGCTCGCGCAGCAGCTGGGACTCTCTTTGTTCACCTCTGTTCAGAGAGCTCAACTGTAAAACACAAGCTGTTGCAGGACTAA
- the ATPAF2 gene encoding ATP synthase mitochondrial F1 complex assembly factor 2 isoform X1, with product MWRGCRRLLQGRCPPARRPSPLPAAGGAAAAGPGGGRAYAPPAERKRFYQNVSISQGEGGFEINLDHRKLKTPQAKLFTVPNEALAIAVATEWDSQKDTIKFYTMHLTTLCNTALDNPTQRNKVQLICAAVKFLETDTVCYRVEEPAALAELQKNEWDPIVAWAEKRYNVAIGSSTSITGPNIPASTKDTFISHLASYNMWALQGIEYVITQLKSLILSMGLIDRHITVEKAVLLSRLEEEYQIQRWGSVEWAHDYDLCELRARAAAGTLFVHLCSESSTVKHKLLQD from the exons ATGtggcgcggctgccggcggctgTTGCAgggccgctgcccgccggcccggcgccccAGCCCGCTCCCTGCTGCCGGCGGGgctgctgcggcggggccgggcgggggccgggcctaCGCCCCGCCGGCAG AAAGGAAGCGGTTTTACCAGAATGTTAGCATCTCGCAAGGAGAAG GAGGCTTTGAAATAAACCTGGACCACCGGAAGCTGAAAACGCCCCAGGCCAAGCTCTTTACTGTCCCCAATGAGGCCTTGGCCATTGCAGTGGCGACAGAGTGGGACTCCCAGAAAGACACCATCAAGTTCTACACTATGCACCTG ACCACATTGTGCAACACAGCTTTGGACAATCCTACTCAGCGAAACAAAGTACAGCTGATCTGcgcagctgtgaagttcctggaGACTGACACTGTCTG CTATCGTGTGGAGGAGCCAGCTGCCttggcagagctgcagaagaATGAATGGGATCCCATCGTTGCCTGGGCTGAGAAAAG GTATAACGTGGCAATTGGCTCCTCTACCAGCATCACGGGGCCGAACATCCCAGCCAGCACCAAGGACACCTTCATCAGCCATCTGGCATCTTACAACATGTGGGCTCTGCAAG GTATAGAATATGTAATCACCCAGCTGAAATCTCTGATTCTGTCCATGGGTCTGATTGACAGGCACATTACAGTAGAGAAAGCCGTGCTTCTTTCTCGCCTGGAGGAAGAATATCAG attCAGCGGTGGGGCAGTGTGGAGTGGGCCCATGACTACGATCTGTGCGAGCTGCGTGCTCGCGCAGCAGCTGGGACTCTCTTTGTTCACCTCTGTTCAGAGAGCTCAACTGTAAAACACAAGCTGTTGCAGGACTAA